One region of Micromonospora ureilytica genomic DNA includes:
- a CDS encoding carbohydrate ABC transporter permease, whose amino-acid sequence MEFDFADQQPKFLMLMYGLVAFVLVVGGLLLLLDVVPAWFARRREAQLVAASVSGAPLPRRPRQREGIFALFFLLPTLLLLTIGLVVPAIRTVLLSLMNGDSTEWVGLRNYGFLFSDDAMVRVLINTLVWVLVVPLVATGFGLIYAVLVDKARFEAVAKSLIFLPMAISFVGASIIWKFVYAYRGDGDQIGLLNQIVVSMGGEPKQWLLESPLNTLLLIVIMIWIQAGFAMVVLSAAIKAIPGDIVEAARLDGVSPWQMFWRITMPSIRPALIVVMVTLTIATLKVFDIVRTSTNGNYDTSVIANEMYNQAFRYGQSGQGSALAVFLFILVIPVVIYQIRNLRQQREG is encoded by the coding sequence ATGGAGTTCGACTTCGCCGATCAGCAGCCGAAGTTCCTCATGCTGATGTACGGGCTGGTCGCCTTCGTGTTGGTGGTGGGCGGTCTGCTACTGCTGCTCGACGTGGTGCCGGCCTGGTTCGCCCGGCGGCGGGAGGCGCAGCTCGTCGCCGCCTCGGTGAGTGGTGCTCCACTGCCCCGCCGACCCAGGCAGCGGGAGGGGATATTCGCGCTCTTCTTCCTGCTGCCGACGCTGCTGCTGCTCACCATCGGACTGGTCGTGCCGGCCATCCGCACCGTGTTGCTCTCCCTGATGAACGGGGACAGCACCGAGTGGGTGGGGCTGCGCAACTACGGCTTCTTGTTCTCTGATGACGCGATGGTCCGCGTCCTGATCAACACCCTGGTCTGGGTGCTCGTGGTCCCGCTGGTGGCGACCGGGTTCGGCCTGATCTACGCCGTACTGGTGGACAAGGCCCGGTTCGAGGCCGTGGCCAAGTCGCTGATCTTCCTGCCGATGGCCATCTCCTTCGTCGGCGCCAGCATCATCTGGAAGTTCGTCTACGCCTACCGGGGCGACGGCGACCAGATCGGTCTGCTCAACCAGATCGTCGTCAGCATGGGCGGTGAGCCCAAGCAGTGGCTGCTGGAATCACCCCTGAACACGCTGCTGCTGATCGTCATCATGATCTGGATCCAGGCCGGTTTCGCCATGGTGGTGCTCTCCGCCGCGATCAAGGCGATCCCCGGCGACATCGTCGAGGCCGCCCGGCTCGACGGTGTCAGCCCGTGGCAGATGTTCTGGCGGATCACCATGCCGAGCATCCGACCGGCGCTGATCGTCGTGATGGTGACCCTCACGATCGCCACGCTCAAGGTCTTCGACATCGTCCGGACCTCGACGAACGGCAACTACGACACCAGCGTGATCGCCAACGAGATGTACAACCAGGCGTTCCGGTACGGCCAGAGCGGGCAGGGTTCCGCGCTCGCGGTCTTCCTCTTCATCCTGGTCATCCCGGTCGTGATCTACCAGATCCGCAACCTCCGTCAACAGCGGGAGGGCTGA
- a CDS encoding LacI family DNA-binding transcriptional regulator yields MTRIDDVARLAGVSTATVSRALRGLPTVSAATRHRVLAAAEQLDYEVSPSASRLAGGRTGTVAVVVPRITRWFFSTVVEAVEEYLHQSGYDLLLYNLGGREQVRQRVLRTANLHKRVDAMMLVATPLRPADMTALATLELPGVTISSGSRVPNWPCVRIDDVAAARAATKHLIDLGHHRIAHISGDPDDELAFTTHLDRRRGYQAALRSAGVRPDPTLDIESTFTIDGGNRATAELLARGEPPTAIVAACDEMAMGAMTALRDVGLRVPQDVSVVGIDDHDLAGVLGLSTVAQPAAEQGRLAAQMLLDPLGARPAGPIVSQRGAGCDTPVVLPTRLVVRDSTAPPRAH; encoded by the coding sequence GTGACGAGGATCGATGATGTGGCCCGGTTGGCCGGAGTGTCCACGGCCACCGTCTCGCGGGCGCTACGCGGACTACCGACGGTCTCGGCCGCCACCCGGCATCGGGTACTCGCCGCCGCCGAGCAGCTCGACTACGAGGTTTCGCCGAGCGCGTCCCGGCTCGCCGGCGGCCGGACCGGTACGGTCGCGGTCGTGGTCCCCCGGATCACCCGCTGGTTCTTCAGCACCGTCGTCGAGGCCGTCGAGGAGTACCTCCACCAGTCCGGCTACGACCTGCTGCTCTACAACCTGGGCGGCCGGGAACAGGTCCGCCAGCGGGTCCTGCGCACGGCCAACCTGCACAAGCGGGTGGACGCCATGATGCTGGTCGCCACGCCCCTGCGTCCGGCCGACATGACCGCGCTCGCCACGCTCGAACTGCCCGGAGTCACCATCAGCTCGGGCAGCAGGGTGCCCAACTGGCCGTGCGTACGGATCGACGACGTGGCGGCCGCGCGGGCCGCGACCAAGCATCTGATCGACCTCGGTCATCACCGGATCGCCCACATCTCCGGCGACCCGGACGACGAGTTGGCCTTCACCACCCACCTCGACCGACGCCGGGGCTACCAGGCGGCGCTGCGGTCCGCCGGTGTGCGGCCCGACCCGACCCTGGACATCGAGTCCACCTTCACCATCGACGGCGGCAACCGGGCCACCGCCGAACTGCTGGCCCGCGGCGAGCCGCCGACCGCGATCGTCGCCGCCTGCGACGAGATGGCAATGGGCGCGATGACCGCCCTGCGCGACGTCGGGCTGCGGGTGCCACAGGACGTCAGCGTGGTCGGCATCGACGACCACGACCTGGCCGGTGTGCTCGGGCTCAGCACCGTCGCCCAGCCCGCCGCCGAGCAGGGCCGGCTGGCCGCCCAGATGCTGCTCGACCCGCTCGGGGCCCGACCGGCGGGGCCCATCGTCAGTCAACGGGGCGCCGGTTGCGACACTCCGGTGGTCCTGCCCACCCGATTGGTGGTCCGGGACTCGACCGCACCGCCCCGGGCACACTGA
- a CDS encoding ABC transporter substrate-binding protein, with translation MAVFTRPRQAFVIAGVIGLALSATACGTGDDKKSSKAGSAECAAYDKYEGHDGKKVSIYASIRDAEADLLERSWSQFTECTGIEIDYEGSGEFEAQLPVRVDGGNAPDIAFVPQPGLVKRFADAGKLKSLGADTKALAEQNMPADWLKYGTVNGTLYGVPLGANVKSFVWYSPKTFKEKGWEVPTTWDQLIALSDKIAASGMKPWCVGVESGDATGWPATDWIEDVILRTQGPEVYDQWTTHGIPFNDPKIVDAVDRAGSILKNEKYVNGGFGGVKSITTTAFQEAGLPVTTGKCAMHRQASFYANQFPEGTKVAQDGDAFAFYFPTIDPAKGKPVLGAGEFVVGYADRPEVQAVQTYLVSAEYVNSRAKLGNWVTANNKLDIANVASPIDKLSVQILQDKTGTFRFDGSDLMPAAVGSGTFWKGMIEWLNGKATAPVLQGIESSWPK, from the coding sequence ATGGCGGTCTTTACCAGACCACGCCAGGCCTTCGTGATCGCCGGTGTAATCGGGCTGGCGCTCAGCGCCACCGCCTGCGGTACCGGCGACGACAAGAAGAGCAGCAAAGCGGGCTCCGCGGAGTGCGCCGCATACGACAAGTACGAGGGCCACGACGGCAAGAAGGTCTCCATCTACGCGTCCATCCGTGACGCCGAGGCCGACCTGCTGGAGCGGTCGTGGTCGCAGTTCACCGAGTGCACCGGCATCGAGATCGACTACGAGGGCAGCGGCGAGTTCGAGGCGCAGCTCCCCGTCCGGGTCGACGGCGGCAACGCCCCCGACATCGCCTTTGTGCCCCAGCCGGGCCTCGTGAAGCGTTTCGCGGACGCCGGCAAGCTGAAGTCCCTCGGCGCCGACACCAAGGCCCTCGCCGAGCAGAACATGCCGGCCGACTGGCTGAAGTACGGCACCGTGAACGGGACGCTCTACGGAGTGCCGCTCGGCGCCAACGTGAAGTCCTTCGTCTGGTACTCGCCGAAGACGTTCAAGGAGAAGGGCTGGGAGGTTCCGACCACCTGGGACCAGCTCATCGCCCTGAGCGACAAGATCGCCGCCAGCGGCATGAAGCCGTGGTGCGTGGGCGTCGAGTCCGGTGACGCCACCGGTTGGCCGGCCACCGACTGGATCGAGGACGTGATCCTGCGTACGCAGGGCCCCGAGGTCTACGACCAGTGGACCACCCACGGCATCCCGTTCAACGACCCGAAGATCGTCGACGCGGTCGACCGCGCCGGCAGCATCCTCAAGAACGAGAAGTACGTCAACGGCGGCTTCGGCGGCGTCAAGAGCATCACCACCACCGCCTTCCAGGAGGCGGGCCTGCCGGTGACCACCGGCAAGTGCGCGATGCACCGACAGGCGTCGTTCTACGCCAACCAGTTCCCCGAGGGCACCAAGGTGGCCCAGGACGGCGACGCGTTCGCCTTCTACTTCCCGACCATCGACCCGGCCAAGGGCAAGCCGGTGCTGGGCGCCGGCGAGTTCGTCGTCGGCTACGCCGACCGCCCCGAGGTGCAGGCGGTGCAGACCTACCTCGTCTCGGCCGAGTACGTGAACAGCCGCGCGAAGCTCGGCAACTGGGTCACGGCGAACAACAAGCTGGACATCGCCAACGTCGCCAGCCCCATCGACAAGCTCTCCGTCCAGATCCTGCAGGACAAGACGGGTACCTTCCGCTTCGACGGATCCGACCTGATGCCGGCCGCCGTCGGCTCGGGAACGTTCTGGAAGGGCATGATCGAATGGCTGAACGGCAAGGCGACCGCCCCGGTGCTCCAGGGCATCGAGAGCAGCTGGCCTAAGTGA
- a CDS encoding GPGG-motif small membrane protein, protein MELILWILAVVLVVAGILALFRRQILWGIVLIVVGLLVGPGGVSIFN, encoded by the coding sequence ATGGAGCTGATTCTCTGGATTCTCGCAGTCGTACTCGTGGTCGCCGGCATCCTCGCGCTGTTCCGCCGGCAGATCCTGTGGGGCATCGTCCTCATCGTTGTCGGGCTGTTGGTCGGCCCGGGTGGTGTCAGCATCTTCAATTAG
- a CDS encoding carbohydrate ABC transporter permease, with translation MTTATPTVAAGTQNTDGTPTTTAGRVRKRLNSRTATLVSIVIAVVWTIPTFGLFVSSLRPEDEIKTTGWWTAFTNPQFTFENYQQVLFGRSSSSGQLAGSFVNSLAITIPSVLFPLAFACLAAYALAWINFRGRDWVYIAIFALQIVPLQMALVPLLKFFSTGVTLGGVTVMPAWDLVDEQKFAQVWFAHTCFALPFAVFLLHNFISQLPGDLMEAARVDGASHPKIFRTIVLPLITPALAAFGIFQFLWVWNDLLVALIFAGGGDETAPLTVRLAEMAGTRGNEWQRLTAGAFVSIVIPLIVFLSLQRFFVRGLLAGSVKG, from the coding sequence ATGACGACCGCAACGCCCACCGTCGCCGCCGGCACCCAGAACACCGACGGCACCCCCACCACCACGGCTGGACGGGTCCGCAAGCGGTTGAACAGCCGCACCGCGACGCTCGTCTCGATCGTCATCGCGGTGGTCTGGACCATCCCGACCTTCGGCCTGTTCGTCTCCTCCCTCCGACCGGAGGACGAGATCAAGACCACCGGCTGGTGGACGGCCTTCACCAACCCGCAGTTCACGTTCGAGAACTACCAGCAGGTCCTGTTCGGACGGTCGTCGTCCTCCGGGCAGCTCGCCGGTTCCTTCGTCAACTCGCTGGCGATCACCATCCCGTCGGTCCTCTTCCCGCTCGCCTTCGCCTGCCTCGCCGCGTACGCGCTCGCGTGGATCAACTTCCGCGGCCGGGACTGGGTCTACATCGCGATCTTCGCGTTGCAGATCGTGCCGCTGCAGATGGCCCTGGTGCCGCTGTTGAAGTTCTTCTCCACCGGCGTCACCCTCGGCGGCGTCACAGTGATGCCGGCCTGGGACCTGGTCGACGAGCAGAAGTTCGCCCAGGTGTGGTTCGCGCACACCTGCTTCGCGCTTCCGTTCGCCGTCTTCCTGCTGCACAACTTCATCTCGCAGCTGCCGGGAGACCTGATGGAGGCGGCCCGGGTCGACGGGGCCTCCCACCCGAAGATCTTCCGCACCATCGTGCTGCCGCTGATCACCCCGGCGTTGGCGGCGTTCGGCATCTTCCAGTTCCTCTGGGTCTGGAACGACCTGCTGGTCGCGCTGATCTTCGCCGGCGGCGGCGACGAGACCGCCCCACTCACCGTCCGGCTCGCCGAGATGGCCGGCACCCGGGGCAACGAGTGGCAGCGCCTGACCGCCGGCGCGTTCGTCAGCATCGTCATACCGCTCATCGTGTTCCTGTCCCTACAGCGCTTCTTCGTGCGAGGTCTGCTCGCCGGCAGCGTCAAGGGCTGA
- a CDS encoding TspO/MBR family protein → MEISRDTPATSGRRAWWALAGFAAAVFVAAAIGGLGVQGTTDEYASLRQPGWAPPSWLFGPVWSLLYALIAVAGWLVWRRVGFSPALWAWTAQLVLNAIWTPLFFGAGQYGLAFAEIVLMWLAIGLTVVLFARVSRVAAALLLPYWAWVTFAAALNLSIWQLNN, encoded by the coding sequence ATGGAGATATCTCGGGACACGCCGGCGACCTCCGGGCGGCGAGCGTGGTGGGCCCTCGCCGGCTTCGCGGCGGCGGTCTTCGTCGCCGCCGCCATCGGCGGGCTGGGCGTGCAGGGCACCACCGACGAGTACGCGAGCCTGCGGCAGCCCGGCTGGGCGCCGCCCTCCTGGCTGTTCGGCCCGGTCTGGTCGCTGCTCTACGCGCTGATCGCGGTGGCCGGCTGGCTCGTGTGGCGGCGGGTCGGCTTCTCCCCCGCCCTCTGGGCGTGGACCGCCCAACTGGTTCTCAACGCGATCTGGACCCCGTTGTTCTTCGGCGCGGGGCAGTACGGGCTGGCGTTCGCCGAGATCGTGCTGATGTGGCTGGCGATCGGCCTGACCGTGGTGCTGTTCGCCCGGGTGTCCCGGGTGGCGGCGGCGCTGCTGCTGCCGTACTGGGCCTGGGTCACCTTCGCCGCCGCGTTGAACCTGTCGATCTGGCAGTTGAACAACTGA
- the xylB gene encoding xylulokinase yields the protein MPLVAGVDSSTQSCKVVIRDAETGALLRQGRAPHPDGTEVDPEAWWQALRGAADQAGGLADVAAISVAGQQHGMVCLDEDGRVVRPALLWNDTRSADAAADLIEEAGGGSAGSRFWAEATGSVPVASFTITKLRWLARHEPELAARVAAVCLPHDWLTWRLAGAPGLGALRTDRGDASGTGYWSPATGDYRLDLLERGFGRRLVVPEVLGPAESAGKLADELGGPGGALLGAGTGDNAAAALGVGAGPGDVVVSIGTSGTVFSVADVPAADESGAVAGFADASGRFLPLVCTLNAARVLDAAAAMLGVNLDELAELALSAPAGADGLVMVPYLEGERTPNRPLATGAVHGLTLRTSTPAHLARAAVEGMLCALADGLDALTAQGATVRRVILVGGGARSAAVRQIAPQVFGCPVVVPPAGEYVADGAARQAAWVALGGDAPPAWALEGTEEYAAAAVPAVRDQYAAARGLVLDRR from the coding sequence ATGCCGTTGGTCGCAGGCGTTGACTCGTCCACCCAGTCCTGCAAGGTGGTGATCCGGGACGCGGAGACCGGCGCCCTGCTCCGGCAGGGTCGGGCCCCGCACCCGGACGGCACGGAGGTCGACCCGGAAGCCTGGTGGCAGGCGCTGCGCGGCGCCGCCGACCAGGCCGGCGGGTTGGCCGACGTGGCGGCGATCTCCGTCGCCGGCCAGCAGCACGGCATGGTGTGTCTCGACGAGGACGGCCGGGTGGTCCGCCCGGCGCTGCTGTGGAACGACACCCGATCCGCCGACGCCGCCGCCGACCTCATCGAGGAGGCCGGCGGCGGCTCGGCCGGAAGCCGGTTCTGGGCCGAGGCCACCGGCAGCGTTCCGGTGGCCAGCTTCACCATCACCAAGCTGCGGTGGCTGGCCAGGCACGAACCCGAGCTGGCCGCCAGGGTGGCCGCCGTCTGCCTGCCGCACGACTGGCTGACCTGGCGGCTGGCCGGCGCACCGGGGCTGGGCGCGCTGCGTACCGACCGGGGCGACGCCAGCGGCACCGGTTACTGGTCGCCGGCGACCGGCGACTACCGACTGGACCTGCTGGAGCGGGGCTTCGGTCGGCGGTTGGTGGTGCCCGAGGTGCTCGGTCCGGCCGAGTCGGCGGGAAAGCTCGCCGACGAGCTGGGCGGGCCGGGTGGTGCGCTGCTCGGCGCGGGCACCGGGGACAACGCCGCCGCCGCGCTGGGCGTCGGTGCCGGTCCGGGTGACGTGGTCGTCTCGATCGGCACCTCCGGCACCGTGTTCAGCGTCGCCGACGTGCCGGCCGCCGACGAGAGCGGCGCCGTCGCGGGCTTCGCCGACGCGTCCGGCCGTTTCCTGCCCCTGGTCTGCACGCTCAACGCGGCCCGGGTGCTGGACGCCGCCGCCGCGATGCTCGGCGTCAACCTGGACGAGCTGGCCGAGCTGGCGCTCTCCGCGCCGGCCGGCGCGGACGGGCTGGTCATGGTGCCCTACCTGGAGGGTGAGCGGACGCCGAACCGACCGCTCGCCACCGGAGCGGTGCACGGCCTGACCCTGCGCACGTCGACCCCCGCGCACCTGGCGCGGGCCGCCGTCGAGGGCATGCTCTGCGCGCTCGCCGACGGGTTGGACGCGTTGACCGCGCAGGGTGCCACCGTCCGCCGGGTCATCCTGGTCGGCGGCGGGGCCCGGTCGGCCGCGGTGCGTCAGATCGCCCCGCAGGTCTTCGGCTGTCCGGTCGTCGTGCCGCCGGCCGGGGAGTACGTCGCCGACGGCGCCGCCCGGCAGGCCGCGTGGGTCGCCCTGGGCGGCGACGCGCCGCCGGCCTGGGCGCTCGAGGGCACCGAGGAGTACGCGGCCGCGGCTGTCCCGGCCGTCCGCGACCAGTACGCCGCCGCTCGCGGGTTGGTGCTCGACCGGCGCTGA
- a CDS encoding MFS transporter — protein MTVTSGGPGLRPHGRGGGPAHRLYSVVVFVVLASLDNVAIGLVPPLYGPISDAFDVSGRLLGVVTAVSFLVSAVAAVGWAYVGDRTNRKPLLMVGTLLWAAGTGGSALAGGYLTFLAAQLVAAVGLGAVGSVGFSVVTDLISPTRRGLVMSFWGLSQGVGTLAGTLVGGLLGAADWRRPFLLLTGVGLVATVAYLFTYDIRRGQSEPELAGRLDAGAEYDYRISRADLPRILARRTNRWLILQGLTAQAAFGSLVWLPVLFAERAEAQGYSASTAVVVGSVFATLFQLGGVLSIVGGLIGDAVQRRTPRGRALVASVGVLAALPFYLVLFFVPVTIDVPDGASGGAVVGAVLASVFTEPSVGLSLLTAIVALALTSANSPNWFALIADVNPPEHRGTVYSLGNLVNGVGRAAGNGLVGVAFQALRVAFPPPLNFAVGLAAFQLFFIPTGVMYWLASRTSPTDIDNVHDLLNTRADRL, from the coding sequence ATGACGGTGACCAGTGGTGGGCCCGGCCTGCGCCCGCACGGTCGGGGCGGTGGGCCGGCGCACCGGTTGTACAGCGTCGTGGTGTTCGTGGTGCTCGCCTCGCTGGACAATGTGGCGATCGGGCTGGTCCCCCCGCTGTACGGCCCGATCTCCGACGCGTTCGACGTGTCCGGGCGGCTGCTCGGCGTGGTCACCGCGGTCAGCTTCCTGGTCAGCGCGGTGGCGGCGGTCGGCTGGGCGTACGTCGGGGACCGGACCAACCGCAAGCCGCTGCTCATGGTGGGCACGCTCCTCTGGGCGGCGGGCACCGGCGGTAGCGCGCTCGCCGGCGGCTACCTGACGTTCCTGGCCGCGCAACTGGTCGCGGCGGTCGGCCTCGGCGCGGTCGGCTCGGTGGGCTTCTCCGTGGTCACCGACCTGATCTCACCGACCCGTCGAGGGCTGGTGATGAGCTTCTGGGGGCTCTCCCAGGGGGTCGGAACCCTCGCGGGCACGCTCGTCGGCGGGCTGCTCGGGGCGGCCGACTGGCGGCGGCCGTTCCTGCTGCTGACAGGTGTCGGCCTGGTCGCCACAGTGGCCTACCTGTTCACGTACGACATCCGGCGTGGCCAGAGCGAGCCGGAGCTGGCCGGCAGGCTGGACGCCGGCGCCGAGTACGACTACCGGATCAGCCGCGCCGACCTGCCGCGCATCCTGGCCCGACGGACCAACCGGTGGCTGATCCTGCAGGGTCTGACCGCGCAGGCCGCGTTCGGTTCGCTGGTCTGGCTGCCGGTGCTCTTCGCCGAACGGGCCGAGGCCCAGGGCTACTCGGCGTCTACCGCGGTGGTGGTGGGCAGCGTGTTCGCCACCCTGTTCCAGCTCGGCGGGGTGCTGTCCATCGTGGGTGGCCTGATCGGCGACGCGGTGCAACGGCGTACGCCGCGGGGGCGGGCGCTTGTCGCCTCGGTCGGCGTTCTCGCGGCGCTGCCGTTCTACCTGGTGTTGTTCTTCGTCCCGGTGACCATCGACGTGCCGGACGGCGCGAGCGGCGGCGCGGTGGTGGGTGCGGTGTTGGCCAGTGTGTTCACCGAGCCGTCGGTCGGGCTGAGTCTGCTCACCGCGATCGTGGCGCTCGCGTTGACCTCGGCCAACTCGCCGAACTGGTTCGCGTTGATCGCCGACGTCAACCCGCCGGAGCACCGGGGCACGGTCTACAGCCTGGGCAACCTGGTCAACGGGGTCGGACGCGCGGCCGGCAACGGGTTGGTCGGGGTGGCCTTCCAGGCACTGCGGGTGGCATTCCCGCCGCCGTTGAACTTCGCCGTCGGGCTGGCCGCGTTCCAGCTCTTCTTCATCCCGACCGGCGTCATGTACTGGCTCGCCTCGCGAACCTCACCCACCGACATCGACAACGTCCACGACCTCCTAAACACCCGAGCCGACCGCCTCTAA
- a CDS encoding glycoside hydrolase family 13 protein yields the protein MNTDPTQQTSSGHPATGWWTEATIYQIYPRSFADSDGDGIGDLPGITARLDHLVELGVDAVWLSPFYPSPQADAGYDVADYRDIDPLFGTLADADKLIAEARSRSLRVIVDLVPNHTSSAHRWFQAALPAAPGSPERSRYIFRDGRGPAGDQPPNDWQSVFGGPAWTRTVDADGQPGQWYLHLFDTGQPDLNWDNQEVHAEFLDVLRFWLDRGVDGFRVDVAHGLIKQADLADWQEPQEILSDNEIDKPRPPMWDQDGVHEIYRQWRQVLDSYPGERVLVAEAWVEPAERLARYVRPDEMHQAFNFEYLLAAWTAPAQYAVITRSLEATDSVGAPTTWVLSNHDVVRHASRLGLPVGTVRPNGIGIGDPQPDAALGLRRARAATLLMLALPGSAYLYQGEELGLPEHTTLPDEARQDPTWARSGHTQRGRDGCRVPIPWEADAPSYGFGPTDASWLPQPALWAEYALDRQRDVPGSTYELYRTALQLRRAHGLGRGTLEWLSSGDEVLSFRNGELTVLTNFGAAPVPVPAGAEVRAASAPLNDDGTVPPDVTVWLHG from the coding sequence CTGAACACCGACCCGACGCAGCAGACCTCCTCCGGTCACCCGGCCACCGGCTGGTGGACCGAGGCCACCATCTACCAGATCTACCCCCGCTCGTTCGCCGACTCGGACGGGGACGGAATCGGTGACCTGCCCGGCATCACCGCCCGTCTCGACCACCTGGTCGAGCTGGGTGTGGACGCGGTGTGGCTCTCTCCCTTCTACCCCTCGCCGCAGGCCGACGCCGGCTACGACGTGGCCGACTACCGCGACATCGACCCGCTGTTCGGCACCCTCGCCGACGCGGACAAGCTGATCGCCGAGGCCCGGTCCCGCAGCCTGCGGGTGATCGTCGACCTGGTCCCGAACCACACCTCCTCGGCGCATCGCTGGTTCCAGGCCGCGCTGCCGGCCGCGCCCGGCAGCCCGGAACGCTCGCGGTACATCTTCCGCGACGGCCGTGGTCCCGCCGGCGACCAGCCGCCGAACGACTGGCAGAGCGTCTTCGGTGGTCCAGCCTGGACCCGGACGGTCGACGCCGACGGGCAGCCCGGTCAGTGGTATCTGCACCTGTTCGACACCGGGCAGCCGGACCTGAACTGGGACAACCAGGAGGTGCACGCCGAGTTCCTGGACGTGCTGCGGTTCTGGCTGGACCGCGGGGTGGACGGTTTCCGGGTCGACGTGGCACATGGCCTCATCAAGCAGGCCGACCTGGCCGACTGGCAGGAGCCGCAAGAGATCCTCTCCGACAACGAGATCGACAAGCCCCGCCCGCCGATGTGGGACCAGGACGGCGTGCACGAGATCTACCGGCAGTGGCGGCAGGTTCTGGACAGCTACCCGGGCGAGCGGGTGCTGGTCGCCGAGGCATGGGTGGAGCCGGCCGAGCGACTGGCCCGCTACGTCCGCCCGGACGAGATGCACCAGGCGTTCAACTTCGAGTACCTGCTCGCCGCGTGGACCGCACCGGCCCAGTACGCGGTGATCACCCGCTCGTTGGAGGCGACCGACTCGGTGGGCGCGCCGACCACCTGGGTGCTGTCCAACCACGACGTGGTGCGGCACGCCTCCCGGCTCGGCCTGCCGGTCGGCACCGTACGCCCCAACGGCATCGGCATCGGCGACCCGCAGCCGGACGCCGCACTCGGTCTGCGCCGGGCCCGCGCGGCCACCCTGCTGATGCTCGCGCTGCCCGGCTCGGCGTACCTCTACCAGGGTGAGGAGCTGGGGCTGCCCGAGCACACCACCCTGCCCGACGAGGCCCGACAGGACCCGACCTGGGCGCGCAGCGGGCACACCCAGCGCGGCCGGGACGGCTGCCGGGTGCCGATCCCGTGGGAGGCCGACGCCCCGTCGTACGGCTTCGGGCCGACCGACGCGAGCTGGCTGCCGCAACCCGCGCTCTGGGCGGAGTACGCGCTGGACCGCCAGCGCGACGTGCCCGGCTCGACGTACGAGCTGTACCGCACGGCGCTGCAGTTGCGCCGTGCCCACGGGCTGGGTCGCGGCACCCTGGAGTGGTTGTCCTCCGGCGACGAGGTGCTGAGCTTCCGCAACGGTGAGCTGACCGTGCTGACGAACTTCGGCGCCGCCCCGGTGCCGGTGCCGGCCGGCGCCGAGGTGCGGGCCGCCAGTGCGCCCCTGAACGACGACGGAACGGTCCCGCCCGACGTGACCGTCTGGCTGCACGGCTGA
- a CDS encoding M23 family metallopeptidase encodes MRKRWISLLVTGLLVGGALVPATPALAAPTFKVPFPCGQSWSGQTRSAHSPAYAVDFNRTDDVGDPVVASAPGTVDRVTDLGGTSYGKYVRINHGGGYSTYYAHLNGFNVSVGQTVGYGKVLGWVGSTGGSTGPHLHYEQRLNGADIQVRFNGALGLYWGTKTYTSDNGCSSGGGNGTVDTSGTPLTVRSGPGTGYASVGTVADGTRVTIACQTSGTTVTGTYGTSSIWDRIGSGRYIADAYVYTGSDGYIPGVPRC; translated from the coding sequence ATGCGAAAGCGGTGGATCAGCCTGCTGGTGACGGGCCTCCTCGTCGGGGGAGCACTGGTGCCGGCGACCCCGGCGTTGGCCGCGCCCACCTTCAAGGTGCCGTTCCCGTGCGGCCAGTCCTGGTCCGGGCAGACCCGGTCGGCCCACAGCCCGGCCTACGCCGTCGACTTCAACCGCACCGACGACGTCGGCGACCCGGTGGTCGCCAGCGCCCCCGGCACTGTCGACCGGGTGACCGACCTCGGCGGCACCAGCTACGGCAAGTACGTCCGGATCAACCACGGTGGCGGATACAGCACCTACTACGCACACCTCAACGGCTTCAACGTCTCGGTAGGGCAGACGGTCGGGTACGGCAAGGTGCTCGGCTGGGTCGGCAGCACCGGGGGCTCGACCGGCCCACACCTGCACTACGAGCAGCGCCTCAACGGCGCCGACATCCAGGTCCGCTTCAACGGCGCCCTGGGGCTGTACTGGGGCACCAAGACCTACACCAGTGACAACGGGTGCTCCTCGGGCGGCGGCAACGGCACTGTCGACACCAGTGGCACGCCCCTGACCGTCCGCTCCGGCCCCGGCACCGGGTACGCCTCGGTGGGCACCGTCGCCGACGGCACCCGGGTGACCATCGCCTGCCAGACCAGTGGCACCACGGTCACCGGCACGTACGGCACCAGCTCGATCTGGGACCGGATCGGCTCCGGCCGCTACATCGCCGACGCGTACGTCTACACCGGCTCCGACGGATACATCCCCGGCGTGCCCCGCTGCTGA